A single Glycine soja cultivar W05 chromosome 14, ASM419377v2, whole genome shotgun sequence DNA region contains:
- the LOC114383649 gene encoding WRKY transcription factor 71-like — translation MENEKDRFYDPFHYNHHHDQQLNHSSSSFPFFRDNNNNSAPIGSQLNFQGFDDHNNPSSHHHTTFTDCLHGSMDYNTLSRAFDMSCSSSEVISSNIVENPKKPSAGGDSVGVSGNQQSTPNSSVSSSSNEAEAIIEEDSTKSQKDKQPKGCEEGDEKSKKENKPKKKEKKPREPRFSFLTKSEIDHLEDGYRWRKYGQKAVKNSPYPRSYYRCTSQKCGVKKRVERSFQDPTIVITTYEGQHNHHCPATLRGSAASMLSSPSFFGSSYMASSLPQDFLAQLLPSYSQNDHQNPMFNQNLSHNLHPQPQQQQQFQLSRDYGLLQDLLPSFPGKQVP, via the exons ATGGAGAATGAGAAGGACCGTTTTTATGATCCCTTTCATTACAACCACCACCATGATCAGCAACTCAACCACTCATCATCAAGCTTTCCATTCTTTagggacaacaacaacaactcagCACCAATTGGCTCACAATTAAACTTTCAAGGGTTTGATGATCATAATAACCCTTCTTCTCATCATCACACCACTTTCACTGACTGCTTACATGGTTCCATGGATTACAACACCCTCTCAAGAGCCTTTGACATGTCTTGTTCATCTTCTGAAGTGATCTCCTCCAATATTGTTGAAAACCCCAAGAAGCCTAGTGCAGGAGGAGACTCTGTGGGGGTCAGTGGGAACCAACAATCAACACCTAATTCATCTGTGTCTTCATCATCCAATGAAGCTGAAGCAATCATAGAAGAAGACTCAACCAAGAGCCAGAAAGATAAGCAGCCAAAAGGGtgtgaagaaggagatgaaaagTCTAAGAAAGA GAACAAacccaaaaagaaagagaaaaagccAAGAGAGCCTCGCTTTTCCTTCTTGACTAAAAGTGAGATCGATCACCTTGAAGATGGATACAGATGGAGAAAATATGGACAGAAAGCGGTCAAGAATAGTCCATACCCaag GAGCTATTATAGATGCACGAGTCAGAAGTGCGGTGTAAAGAAAAGGGTGGAGAGATCATTCCAGGACCCAACAATCGTGATCACAACATATGAAGGGCAACACAACCATCACTGTCCAGCAACACTAAGGGGCAGTGCTGCAAGCATGTTGTCATCACCTTCCTTTTTTGGTTCCTCTTATATGGCGTCAAGCTTACCCCAAGATTTTCTTGCTCAGTTGCTTCCAAGTTATAGCCAAAATGATCACCAAAATCCAATGTTTAACCAAAACCTTTCCCATAATCTCCATCCCCAGCCTCAACAGCAGCAGCAGTTCCAACTCTCTCGTGACTATGGTTTGTTGCAAGACCTACTACCATCATTCCCTGGCAAACAAGTGCCATGA
- the LOC114383485 gene encoding uncharacterized protein LOC114383485, producing MILNCVRVTAMPMMAVPSWRSTCCCASSSSSSSVSTINTDQLRSQLDHLHSEADATRAKATNARLRFLRLSEVAEKLQKQAAISIQKGQENYAREMLFQRKKVLQALDKSKRRIEVLDELSSKLSEAISLKESQLIGNVTVKIEDTTEDASSPVRIIAPKEEVQNNVTKDESDPDTAEFGGDIQDVQLSIESEGSSLDDKETQHLLESLSISTPNEENIARNSSEISSYEDFMEYIDLKLSEIEAELVTVLNVSTLVLDNEERAKNSRLQQTIELLDSIHGIRQRIRNTKEAKVRI from the exons ATGATATTGAACTGTGTTAGAGTGACAGCTATGCCTATGATGGCTGTTCCTTCATGGAGATCCACGTGCTGCtgcgcttcttcttcttcttcttcttcagtttCAACCATCAACACTGACCAACTTCGTTCTCAACTTGATCACCTTCATTCAGAGGCTGACGCCACCAGAGCCAAGG CAACTAATGCTAGATTGAGGTTTCTGCGACTGTCAGAGGTTGCAGAGAAGCTTCAAAAGCAAGCAGCTATAAGCATTCAAAAGGGGCAGGAAAATTATGCAAGGGAAATGCTTTTTCAGAGGAAGAAAGTGTTGCAGGCTTTAGACAAGTCTAAAAGACGCATTGAAGTGCTCGATGAGCTTTCCTCCAAGCTAAGTGag GCAATATCTTTGAAAGAAAGTCAGCTAATTGGAAATGTTACTGTGAAAATTGAAGACACAACAGAAGATGCTTCAAGTCCAGTTCGAATTATTGCTCCAAAGGAGGAAGTTCAAAATAATGTCACTAAGGATGAGTCAGATCCTGATACGGCGGAATTTGGTGGTGATATTCAAGATGTGCAACTTTCTATCGAAAGTGAAGGAAGTTCACTGGATGATAAGGAGACTCAGCATCTTCTGGAATCCCTTAGTATCAGCACtccaaatgaagaaaatatagcCAGAAACTCGTCAGAAATATCCTCTTATGAGGACTTCATGGAATATATAGATCTAAAACTCAGTGAAATTGAAGCTGAACTAGTGACTGTTTTGAATGTCTCAACCTTGGTACTGGATAATGAAGAGAGAGCAAAGAATTCTAGGTTGCAACAAACAATTGAACTCCTTGACAGCATCCATGGCATTAGACAGAG AATTAGAAATACTAAGGAGGCAAAAGTGAGGATCTGA